One window of the Runella slithyformis DSM 19594 genome contains the following:
- a CDS encoding SusC/RagA family TonB-linked outer membrane protein translates to MVQRLPQPALKVLALCLLLSFSAMAQNAVTGTVTADDNSPLPGVSIIVKGTNRGVNTNGEGKFQISVSPENVLVFSFVGYTAQEITVGNRSVIDLKLSQDSKQLNEVVVTALGIKKDIRRTGVSIQGIDAAQTVKAREPNAVQGLVGKVAGLTVAPSAEMLRRPQVILRGNSDVLYVVDGVPINSDTWNISPDDIENYSVLKGASASALYGFRGKNGAILITTKRGSKDKRGFSVDFNSSTMFDNTFLTLPKWQDEYGPGDHGVYEFGDGRGGGKNDGDYDVWGPKFEGQLIAQYDSPIDPVTGKRIPTPWVARGKNNLTRYLETGVLSTNNIAVSASGDKYNARFSLSNTYQKGIVPNTKLNSTTFNTSFDYKFSKKLSFESNLQFNYQQSPNFPDVNYGPNSMIYNIILWAGADWSMDDMRNYWQPGKEGVQQIYAEYQRYNNPYFMAYEWLRSHNKTDIIGQVAMKYEIAPGIEAMLRTQVSTWNTLRTEKFPFSMGTYGRDERRGDYREDQRNLFDNNTELLVKIDKKIGNNLSINGFVGGNVRTFNFNYNFTTTDYLNVPGVYSFANSANPVRIQNFRSNMGVNSAYYSADFSYKNFLTVSTTGRMDQLSTLPKGNNTFFYPSVAASFVISDLVENLGPVSFLKLRSSYANVKDGLTQSSFSGANLGYGETYASAYDGPSYQNSAVYNTPLAYNGQPAAYYTNTLNNPNIAPNSTSQWEAGADVRFLNNRLTFDAAYFVSNDGPRIFNLPLSNTTGYSSALVNGIKTQKKGVEISVTGTPIKNLRGFTWEVLANWSTFKERLTEVYGNLDRLPSNTFVGGNSSNRFIQIGDRIDAIYSQTFYTSPDGQLINDASGRPIINPIGQALGYSNPDWVWSVNNRFNYKNWNFSFQFDGRVGGVISNYVQRQTFRGGRHVETIQGAMGEARFQDYKGVKSYVGEGVVISNGVPIKIDADGNITNYAEMQFAPNTTKQFLQDYISRRYSPNGGNMMSRSFGKLREIVIGYNLPSGLLQKTFFKQASISIVGRNLLYFAEKKDVDLDQFAGLQGSTDIQSPTLRRYGFNLNFTF, encoded by the coding sequence ATGGTACAAAGACTACCCCAACCTGCGTTGAAAGTACTGGCATTGTGCTTGTTGCTTTCTTTCAGCGCCATGGCACAGAATGCAGTTACCGGTACAGTAACTGCCGACGACAACAGCCCGTTACCGGGTGTAAGTATTATTGTAAAAGGAACCAACCGAGGCGTAAATACTAACGGTGAGGGTAAATTCCAAATCAGTGTTTCACCTGAGAATGTGCTGGTTTTCTCGTTTGTGGGTTACACCGCTCAGGAAATCACAGTCGGAAATCGCTCTGTTATTGATTTAAAACTAAGTCAGGACTCTAAACAGTTAAACGAAGTAGTCGTAACGGCCCTCGGTATCAAGAAAGACATTCGGCGCACGGGTGTTTCAATTCAAGGGATTGATGCCGCACAGACCGTCAAAGCACGTGAACCCAACGCGGTGCAAGGCTTGGTGGGCAAAGTGGCAGGCCTGACCGTGGCCCCCAGTGCCGAAATGCTCCGCCGCCCACAGGTGATTTTGCGCGGCAACAGCGATGTGTTATATGTGGTGGACGGTGTGCCTATTAACTCTGACACTTGGAACATCAGCCCCGACGACATCGAAAATTACTCAGTACTCAAAGGTGCATCGGCATCGGCACTTTACGGTTTCCGTGGTAAAAACGGTGCTATTTTAATTACTACAAAGCGCGGCTCAAAAGATAAACGCGGCTTTTCGGTGGACTTCAACTCATCGACCATGTTTGACAACACTTTTTTAACACTTCCAAAATGGCAAGACGAATATGGCCCTGGCGACCACGGTGTGTATGAGTTTGGAGACGGTCGTGGGGGTGGTAAAAACGATGGTGACTACGATGTGTGGGGCCCTAAGTTTGAAGGGCAGCTTATTGCGCAGTACGACAGCCCCATCGACCCGGTTACCGGCAAGCGTATTCCAACGCCGTGGGTGGCACGTGGCAAAAACAACCTGACCCGCTACTTAGAAACAGGTGTACTCTCGACCAACAACATCGCTGTATCAGCTTCGGGAGATAAGTACAATGCACGTTTTTCGTTGTCGAATACCTACCAAAAAGGCATTGTTCCCAACACAAAATTGAACAGCACTACTTTCAACACGTCATTTGATTACAAATTCAGCAAAAAGCTGTCTTTTGAATCAAATTTACAGTTTAACTACCAGCAGTCACCCAACTTCCCCGACGTAAACTATGGCCCCAATTCTATGATTTATAACATTATATTGTGGGCAGGTGCCGACTGGTCAATGGACGACATGCGCAACTACTGGCAGCCCGGTAAGGAGGGCGTTCAGCAGATTTATGCCGAATACCAACGCTACAACAACCCCTACTTTATGGCGTATGAGTGGCTGCGCAGCCACAACAAGACCGATATCATTGGGCAAGTAGCCATGAAGTATGAAATTGCGCCCGGCATCGAAGCCATGTTGCGCACGCAGGTTTCGACTTGGAACACCCTCCGCACCGAGAAATTCCCATTTTCTATGGGAACATACGGCCGCGACGAGCGCCGCGGCGACTACCGCGAAGACCAACGCAATTTGTTTGACAATAACACCGAATTGTTGGTAAAAATTGACAAGAAAATTGGCAATAACCTCTCTATCAATGGTTTTGTGGGTGGTAATGTGCGTACTTTCAATTTCAATTATAATTTTACCACTACCGACTATCTGAACGTGCCCGGCGTGTATAGCTTTGCGAACTCGGCCAATCCCGTGCGTATCCAAAACTTCCGCTCCAACATGGGCGTAAATTCGGCCTATTATTCTGCGGACTTTTCATACAAAAACTTCCTGACCGTTTCGACCACTGGTCGTATGGACCAGCTCTCAACGTTGCCCAAAGGAAACAACACCTTCTTCTACCCTTCGGTAGCGGCCAGTTTTGTTATCTCTGATTTGGTCGAAAACCTTGGTCCTGTATCATTTTTGAAGTTAAGGAGTTCTTATGCCAACGTAAAAGATGGCCTCACACAGTCGTCGTTTTCGGGTGCTAACTTAGGCTACGGCGAAACTTACGCATCTGCCTACGATGGTCCCAGTTATCAAAACTCAGCGGTTTACAACACACCTTTGGCCTACAACGGCCAGCCGGCAGCGTATTACACTAATACGCTCAACAACCCCAACATTGCCCCCAACTCTACTTCGCAGTGGGAAGCAGGCGCTGACGTGCGTTTCCTAAACAACCGCCTCACTTTCGATGCCGCCTATTTTGTATCAAACGACGGCCCGCGGATTTTTAACCTGCCCCTTTCTAATACTACAGGTTACTCATCGGCCTTGGTAAACGGTATCAAAACCCAGAAAAAAGGCGTCGAAATTTCGGTTACGGGTACGCCCATCAAAAACCTACGCGGCTTTACGTGGGAGGTACTGGCCAACTGGTCCACCTTCAAAGAACGTTTGACAGAAGTATATGGCAACTTAGACCGTTTACCTTCAAACACCTTTGTTGGTGGCAATTCGAGCAACCGTTTCATTCAAATCGGCGACCGCATTGACGCCATTTACAGCCAAACTTTCTATACTTCACCCGACGGACAGTTGATCAATGACGCCAGCGGACGGCCTATCATCAATCCTATCGGTCAGGCATTGGGTTACTCCAATCCTGACTGGGTGTGGAGCGTAAACAACCGCTTCAATTATAAAAACTGGAATTTTAGTTTCCAATTTGATGGCCGCGTGGGGGGCGTTATTTCCAACTACGTGCAGCGTCAGACCTTCCGTGGCGGTCGCCACGTTGAGACTATTCAGGGAGCCATGGGCGAAGCCCGTTTCCAAGACTACAAAGGTGTGAAATCTTATGTGGGCGAGGGCGTGGTTATTTCCAACGGTGTACCTATCAAAATAGATGCCGATGGCAACATCACCAACTACGCCGAAATGCAATTTGCCCCCAACACCACCAAGCAGTTTTTGCAAGACTACATCAGCCGTAGGTATAGCCCCAACGGTGGCAACATGATGAGTCGCTCGTTTGGCAAGCTTCGCGAAATCGTGATTGGCTACAACTTGCCTTCGGGCTTGTTGCAAAAAACGTTCTTCAAGCAGGCAAGCATCTCAATCGTAGGTCGTAATCTGCTCTATTTTGCGGAGAAAAAAGACGTGGATTTAGACCAATTCGCAGGTTTGCAAGGCAGCACCGACATCCAGTCGCCCACGCTCCGTCGCTACGGCTTCAACTTGAATTTTACGTTCTAA
- a CDS encoding HAD family hydrolase, producing the protein MSQLIKLVVLDMAGTTVADQHEVEACFAEAARMTGLEVSDEAILAAQGLSKRFVFQLFWREQLGESHPDVESRVDESYEVFKEVLETHYKTQPVFPTEGCLKLFSYLKQQGIQVALTTGFYRVVTDIILERLGWLEGLDENRIGNASTIIQASIASDEVEQGRPAPLMIQKAMRLLGVNDPKHVINAGDTPSDLQSGQAAGVYLNLGVTNGTHTTEQLIGHPHDALIGSIDEIISVLEEIKQGRLAVKD; encoded by the coding sequence ATGAGTCAACTAATCAAATTGGTTGTTTTGGACATGGCGGGAACAACCGTGGCAGACCAACATGAAGTAGAGGCCTGCTTTGCAGAAGCGGCCCGAATGACGGGGCTGGAGGTTTCGGATGAGGCAATATTAGCCGCTCAAGGGTTGTCAAAACGATTTGTTTTTCAACTTTTTTGGAGAGAACAACTGGGCGAATCCCATCCCGACGTGGAAAGTCGCGTGGATGAGTCGTATGAGGTCTTTAAGGAGGTGCTGGAAACGCATTACAAAACGCAGCCGGTTTTTCCGACCGAAGGTTGCCTGAAATTATTTAGCTACCTTAAACAACAGGGCATCCAAGTGGCCTTGACCACCGGTTTTTACCGGGTCGTGACCGATATCATTTTGGAGCGCCTGGGTTGGTTGGAAGGGTTGGACGAAAACCGTATCGGCAATGCATCGACCATTATTCAGGCCTCCATCGCCAGCGATGAAGTAGAGCAGGGCCGTCCGGCTCCGTTAATGATTCAAAAAGCCATGCGTTTGCTGGGGGTCAATGATCCCAAGCACGTTATTAATGCCGGCGATACCCCTTCCGACCTGCAATCCGGGCAGGCTGCCGGGGTGTATCTTAATCTGGGGGTTACCAACGGTACCCACACAACAGAGCAGTTGATCGGCCATCCGCACGATGCCCTGATCGGCTCCATTGACGAAATTATCAGTGTATTGGAAGAAATCAAACAGGGTCGCCTGGCGGTAAAAGACTGA
- a CDS encoding TIGR03364 family FAD-dependent oxidoreductase, translating to MRTHFDLIVVGGGIMGTFHAYHAARQKKSVLLLEKDNFPVGATVRNFGQAVPSGLAGRWFNYGRRSLELYRELQSKTDITVRQNGSVYIASDADEWQLVNELYDYYGSVGYPCELLTKEACLETYPYLQKEYPVGAIFFPGEMTVDSPVLMQRFLAYCVEQEGITYLNNATVTACDSSNGKATVRLTNQKTFEAEKVLICNGHEFRMLYPELFAQSGLIVSKLQMLQTVKFPELDMKGNILTGLTIRRYESFQQLPSYASLTTPSHYEELKKWGIHVLFKQALDGSVVVGDSHEYAGAQNVNDLGYHINDYINQLIIDEAKRIVRFPVEKMQMSWAGFYSQTSDEIYEYDIDEHIRIITGIGGKGMTSSGGYAEETITRLFS from the coding sequence ATGCGTACTCATTTTGATTTAATTGTAGTAGGTGGGGGAATCATGGGTACTTTTCACGCCTACCATGCCGCCCGCCAAAAAAAATCGGTATTACTTTTAGAAAAAGATAATTTTCCGGTAGGGGCTACCGTCCGCAATTTTGGCCAGGCTGTGCCTTCGGGATTAGCAGGAAGATGGTTCAATTACGGGCGCAGAAGTTTGGAGCTGTATCGAGAGCTTCAGTCAAAGACCGATATTACCGTTCGGCAAAACGGCTCGGTATACATCGCTTCCGATGCTGACGAATGGCAACTGGTCAATGAACTCTATGATTATTACGGGTCGGTGGGGTATCCCTGCGAATTGCTCACGAAAGAGGCTTGCCTGGAGACGTATCCGTACCTACAGAAGGAGTATCCCGTAGGGGCCATTTTCTTTCCGGGCGAAATGACGGTGGATTCTCCCGTGCTGATGCAGCGTTTTTTGGCGTATTGTGTAGAGCAGGAAGGGATTACTTATCTGAATAATGCCACCGTTACGGCGTGTGACTCGTCGAATGGAAAAGCAACGGTGCGGCTGACTAATCAAAAAACGTTTGAAGCCGAAAAGGTTTTGATCTGTAACGGCCATGAGTTTCGGATGCTGTATCCGGAACTGTTTGCGCAAAGCGGCTTGATCGTCAGCAAATTACAGATGCTGCAAACCGTTAAATTTCCGGAGTTGGACATGAAAGGAAATATCCTGACGGGGCTGACCATCCGTCGGTATGAATCGTTTCAGCAGCTTCCTTCTTACGCGTCCCTAACCACGCCTTCGCATTACGAAGAACTCAAAAAGTGGGGTATTCATGTGCTTTTCAAGCAGGCGCTGGACGGCTCAGTGGTGGTGGGAGATTCGCACGAGTATGCCGGTGCGCAAAATGTGAATGACCTGGGGTATCATATCAATGATTACATCAATCAACTCATCATTGACGAAGCAAAACGTATTGTGAGGTTCCCCGTTGAAAAAATGCAGATGAGTTGGGCGGGCTTTTACAGTCAGACTTCGGATGAAATCTACGAGTATGATATTGATGAGCACATTCGTATCATCACCGGAATCGGCGGGAAAGGCATGACCTCCAGCGGCGGTTATGCCGAAGAGACCATTACCCGTTTGTTTTCATAA
- a CDS encoding alpha/beta hydrolase, translating into MNEHQLEVKRTARYFTLGTLNNQTKTIWFVLHGYGQLAQFFIKKFEVLNNESTFIVAPEALSRFYLQGVSGRVGATWMTKEARAAEIDDYIFYLNHLYDTLLHDRDLSGITIHVLGFSQGNATLLRWLNNGHIRYDRVVIWAGFFGNGVADVIDPVRLAHTPTALVYGTQDEYLMQIDLEKYETDIKAAIPHVQVVTFEGKHTIDVDTLKKIAL; encoded by the coding sequence ATGAACGAACATCAGTTGGAGGTCAAACGTACCGCCCGCTATTTTACCTTGGGTACGCTTAACAATCAAACGAAAACCATTTGGTTTGTGCTGCACGGATACGGTCAGTTAGCCCAATTTTTTATCAAAAAATTTGAAGTACTGAATAATGAATCCACTTTCATTGTGGCGCCGGAGGCACTTTCCCGCTTTTACTTACAGGGCGTAAGCGGGCGCGTCGGCGCTACCTGGATGACAAAGGAAGCGCGCGCTGCCGAAATCGACGATTATATTTTTTACCTTAATCATCTGTATGACACGCTCCTGCACGACCGTGATCTATCCGGAATCACCATCCATGTGTTAGGATTTTCGCAGGGTAATGCTACCCTTTTGCGCTGGCTCAACAACGGCCACATTCGATACGACCGGGTAGTGATCTGGGCGGGGTTTTTCGGTAACGGTGTCGCCGATGTGATCGACCCCGTCAGATTAGCCCATACCCCCACTGCGTTGGTATATGGAACACAGGACGAATACCTGATGCAGATCGATTTGGAGAAATATGAAACTGACATCAAAGCGGCCATTCCTCACGTGCAGGTGGTCACGTTTGAAGGGAAACATACCATTGACGTCGATACCCTGAAGAAAATCGCCTTGTAA